A part of Curtobacterium sp. MCLR17_036 genomic DNA contains:
- the rpsT gene encoding 30S ribosomal protein S20, producing MANIKSQIKRIKTNLKATERNKAYKSELKTYIRHTNDAVAAGDKDKAVAALALASKKLDKAVSKGVIHKNQAANRKSAIAKKVASL from the coding sequence ATGGCGAACATCAAGTCGCAGATCAAGCGCATCAAGACCAACCTCAAGGCCACCGAGCGCAACAAGGCGTACAAGTCGGAGCTGAAGACGTACATCCGTCACACCAACGACGCCGTCGCCGCGGGCGACAAGGACAAGGCCGTCGCGGCCCTGGCCCTCGCCTCGAAGAAGCTCGACAAGGCCGTGAGCAAGGGTGTCATCCACAAGAACCAGGCCGCGAACCGCAAGTCGGCCATCGCGAAGAAGGTTGCCTCGCTCTGA
- a CDS encoding aminotransferase class I/II-fold pyridoxal phosphate-dependent enzyme, with amino-acid sequence MPSLAPRIDTVPASGIRRVFEQAALLQSGGTDVTMLVIGEPDVPVAPHIGEAARRAWTEDRTDYTPNGGIAPLRSALRDKLRRENRIEVDLEQIWMTIGATQALFQAMTLTLSPGDEVLVPDPGYTTFTMNAHILGATPVPYRLEPQHGFEPDLEALEASVTERTRVLVVNSPSNPLGSVFGEDTLRALLAFAKRHDLWVISDEVYEYFTYGTRHVSLAALDEDDRVFSAFSLSKTYAMTGVRVGYLVTPKGLGPTMRTTQEAMISCVAEPDQYAALAAIVGDHSAVRDAREHYRANLEVAKQTLDAAGIRYLDPRGAFYLWVDVSHASEGDVAEWALGFLQRERVAVAPGSAFGRTGEGWIRVCLAATPDDLRRGLGALPAPVGATV; translated from the coding sequence ATGCCATCCCTCGCACCTCGGATCGACACCGTGCCCGCCTCCGGCATCCGGAGGGTCTTCGAGCAGGCTGCCCTGCTGCAGTCCGGCGGTACCGACGTGACGATGCTCGTCATCGGCGAGCCCGACGTGCCGGTCGCGCCGCACATCGGCGAAGCGGCCCGGCGTGCCTGGACCGAGGACCGCACGGACTACACGCCGAACGGTGGGATCGCGCCACTCCGGTCGGCCCTCCGCGACAAGCTCCGGCGGGAGAACCGGATCGAGGTCGACCTCGAGCAGATCTGGATGACGATCGGGGCGACGCAGGCGCTGTTCCAGGCGATGACGCTGACGCTCAGCCCGGGCGACGAGGTCCTGGTGCCCGACCCCGGTTACACGACCTTCACGATGAACGCGCACATCCTCGGCGCGACCCCGGTGCCGTACCGGCTCGAACCGCAGCACGGCTTCGAGCCCGACCTCGAGGCCCTCGAGGCGAGCGTCACCGAACGCACCCGGGTCCTCGTCGTGAACTCGCCGTCGAACCCGCTCGGCTCGGTCTTCGGCGAGGACACGCTGCGTGCGCTGCTCGCCTTCGCGAAGCGGCACGACCTCTGGGTGATCAGCGACGAGGTCTACGAGTACTTCACCTACGGCACCCGGCACGTCAGCCTGGCCGCCCTCGACGAGGACGACCGGGTCTTCTCCGCCTTCTCGCTCAGCAAGACGTACGCGATGACCGGCGTGCGCGTCGGCTACCTCGTGACCCCGAAGGGCCTCGGTCCGACGATGCGCACCACGCAGGAGGCGATGATCAGCTGCGTCGCCGAGCCCGACCAGTACGCGGCCCTCGCGGCGATCGTGGGGGACCACTCCGCGGTGCGCGACGCCCGCGAGCACTACCGCGCCAACCTCGAGGTCGCGAAGCAGACGCTCGACGCCGCCGGCATCCGGTACCTCGACCCGCGCGGCGCCTTCTACCTGTGGGTGGACGTGTCGCACGCCTCCGAGGGCGACGTCGCCGAGTGGGCGCTCGGCTTCCTGCAGCGGGAACGGGTCGCGGTCGCCCCCGGCAGCGCCTTCGGCCGGACCGGCGAGGGCTGGATCCGCGTCTGCCTGGCGGCCACCCCGGACGACCTGCGGCGCGGCCTGGGCGCACTGCCCGCGCCGGTCGGCGCGACCGTCTGA
- the lepA gene encoding translation elongation factor 4 has protein sequence MSPQASAPLEPAATPADAIRNFCIIAHIDHGKSTLADRMLSITGIVEDRAMRAQYLDRMDIERERGITIKSQAVRMPWELDGETFALNMIDTPGHVDFSYEVSRSLAACEGAILLVDAAQGIEAQTLANLYLALENDLEIIPVLNKIDLPAADPDKYAAELAQLIGGKPEDVLRVSGKTGVGVPELLDRVVQRVPAPVGDVEAAPRAMIFDSVYDSYRGVVTYVRMIDGSIKPREKVQMMSTKSTHEILEIGVSSPEPKPTKGLSVGEVGYLITGVKDVRQSKVGDTVTTAQKPATEALPGYTDPKPMVFSGLYPIDGSDYPDLREALDKLKLSDAALVYEPETSVALGFGFRCGFLGLLHLEIITERLSREFGLDLITTAPSVVYEVTNEDNTVTEVTNPSEFPGGRIVEVREPMVRAAILAPKDYVGAIMELCQSRRGSMLGMEYLGEERVEIRYEMPLGEIVFDFFDQLKSKTQGYASLDYEPTGDQAADLVKVDILLQGDQVDAFSAIVHRDKAYAYGTLMTERLRKLIPRQQFEVPIQAAIGARIIARESIRAMRKDVLAKCYGGDITRKRKLLEKQKEGKKRMKMVGRVEVPQEAFIAALSGDVEEKKK, from the coding sequence GTGAGCCCACAAGCATCCGCTCCGCTCGAGCCCGCCGCGACCCCGGCCGACGCGATCCGCAACTTCTGCATCATCGCGCACATCGACCACGGCAAGTCCACGCTGGCCGACCGCATGCTCTCGATCACGGGCATCGTCGAGGACCGCGCGATGCGCGCGCAGTACCTCGACCGCATGGACATCGAGCGTGAGCGCGGCATCACGATCAAGTCGCAGGCCGTCCGCATGCCGTGGGAGCTCGACGGTGAGACCTTCGCGCTGAACATGATCGACACGCCGGGCCACGTCGACTTCTCGTACGAGGTCTCGCGCTCCCTGGCGGCGTGCGAGGGTGCGATCCTGCTCGTCGACGCCGCCCAGGGGATCGAGGCGCAGACGCTCGCGAACCTGTACCTGGCGCTCGAGAACGACCTCGAGATCATCCCGGTCCTCAACAAGATCGACCTGCCCGCGGCCGACCCGGACAAGTACGCCGCCGAGCTCGCGCAGCTCATCGGCGGCAAGCCGGAGGACGTCCTCCGCGTGTCCGGCAAGACCGGCGTCGGCGTGCCCGAGCTCCTCGACCGGGTGGTGCAGCGTGTGCCCGCTCCGGTCGGCGACGTCGAGGCGGCCCCGCGCGCGATGATCTTCGACTCGGTCTACGACAGCTACCGCGGCGTGGTGACCTACGTGCGCATGATCGACGGGTCGATCAAGCCGCGCGAGAAGGTCCAGATGATGTCGACGAAGTCGACGCACGAGATCCTCGAGATCGGCGTCTCCTCGCCCGAGCCGAAGCCGACCAAGGGCCTCAGCGTCGGCGAGGTCGGGTACCTGATCACCGGCGTGAAGGACGTCCGCCAGTCGAAGGTCGGCGACACCGTCACGACGGCGCAGAAGCCCGCGACCGAGGCACTGCCGGGCTACACGGACCCGAAGCCGATGGTGTTCTCGGGCCTGTACCCGATCGACGGGTCGGACTACCCGGACCTCCGCGAAGCGCTCGACAAGCTGAAGCTGTCCGACGCCGCCCTGGTCTACGAGCCGGAGACGTCGGTGGCGCTCGGGTTCGGGTTCCGCTGCGGGTTCCTCGGGCTGCTCCACCTCGAGATCATCACCGAGCGGCTCTCGCGCGAGTTCGGTCTCGACCTCATCACCACCGCCCCGAGCGTGGTGTACGAGGTCACCAACGAGGACAACACCGTCACCGAGGTCACGAACCCCTCCGAGTTCCCGGGCGGCCGCATCGTCGAGGTGCGCGAGCCGATGGTCCGCGCCGCGATCCTCGCGCCGAAGGACTACGTCGGCGCGATCATGGAGCTGTGCCAGTCGCGTCGCGGCAGCATGCTCGGCATGGAGTACCTCGGCGAGGAACGCGTCGAGATCCGCTACGAGATGCCCCTCGGCGAGATCGTCTTCGACTTCTTCGACCAGTTGAAGAGCAAGACGCAGGGCTACGCCTCGCTCGACTACGAGCCGACCGGCGACCAGGCGGCCGACCTCGTCAAGGTCGACATCCTGCTGCAGGGTGACCAGGTCGACGCGTTCAGCGCGATCGTGCACCGCGACAAGGCGTACGCCTACGGCACGCTCATGACCGAGCGGCTCCGCAAGCTCATCCCGCGCCAGCAGTTCGAGGTGCCGATCCAGGCAGCCATCGGCGCCCGGATCATCGCCCGCGAGAGCATCCGTGCCATGCGCAAGGACGTCCTGGCGAAGTGCTACGGCGGTGACATCACCCGCAAGCGCAAGCTCCTCGAGAAGCAGAAGGAGGGCAAGAAGCGCATGAAGATGGTCGGCCGGGTCGAGGTCCCGCAAGAGGCCTTCATCGCCGCCCTCTCGGGGGACGTCGAGGAGAAGAAGAAGTAG
- a CDS encoding DUF1990 domain-containing protein, whose amino-acid sequence MSTRGSYRTALTYGAVGATQASDLMTYPPDGFTPSESRARIGHGDQRFETAVVQALTWQIQERSGIRVQVDDQPDDDEVRYNPVTFDDDGVPIAPASIGTPRVEKFAPDGTPLLTAGTSATLTMHAFGQTVLAPVRVVAIIDERDRKGFAYGTLEGHPLSGEESFVVERTPDGSVWLQIRQFSQPSSAKWRFVAPFVRRQQKVMAEQYLAALRGD is encoded by the coding sequence ATGAGTACCCGCGGGAGCTACCGGACCGCCCTGACGTACGGCGCGGTGGGGGCGACCCAGGCGTCGGACCTCATGACGTACCCGCCGGACGGCTTCACGCCGTCCGAGTCACGGGCCCGGATCGGCCACGGCGACCAGCGCTTCGAGACCGCCGTGGTGCAGGCGCTGACGTGGCAGATCCAGGAGCGCAGCGGCATCCGCGTCCAGGTGGACGACCAGCCCGACGACGACGAGGTCCGGTACAACCCGGTGACCTTCGACGACGACGGTGTCCCGATCGCGCCCGCGTCGATCGGCACCCCGCGGGTCGAGAAGTTCGCGCCGGACGGCACCCCGCTCCTGACCGCGGGCACGAGTGCCACCCTGACCATGCATGCCTTCGGGCAGACGGTGTTGGCCCCGGTGCGCGTCGTCGCGATCATCGACGAGCGTGACCGCAAGGGCTTCGCCTACGGCACGCTCGAGGGGCACCCGCTGTCCGGCGAGGAGTCGTTCGTCGTCGAACGGACCCCGGACGGCTCGGTGTGGTTGCAGATCCGGCAGTTCTCGCAGCCGTCGAGCGCGAAGTGGCGGTTCGTCGCCCCGTTCGTACGGCGGCAGCAGAAGGTCATGGCGGAGCAGTACCTGGCGGCCCTGCGCGGGGACTGA
- a CDS encoding HAD family hydrolase, with translation MEHHPVPTTVLWDIDGTLVMNASSPGNLYHLALERAVGRDLTLRVGHQHGRTDAGLIAEHVRAHDLEDSLIPAVGRHLHDLTAERHASGDHRDPVPGAKALLDRFAALGWRNGLLTGNSEYRARVKLTGAGFDPAVFDWDHSYFGDTEVERSDVTLRAAAELAGTRAVIVGDTPRDGEAADAAGIPFLAVATGVYDVDALRATNAVTVARDCRSDASLIEDAIAALPPLR, from the coding sequence ATGGAGCACCACCCCGTCCCCACCACGGTGCTGTGGGACATCGACGGCACCCTCGTGATGAACGCCTCGTCGCCGGGCAACCTGTACCACCTGGCGCTCGAGCGTGCGGTCGGCCGCGACCTCACGCTGCGGGTCGGCCACCAGCACGGGCGCACCGACGCCGGGCTGATCGCCGAGCACGTCCGCGCCCACGACCTCGAGGACTCGCTCATCCCCGCCGTCGGACGGCACCTGCACGACCTCACCGCCGAACGGCACGCGTCCGGAGACCACCGCGACCCCGTCCCCGGCGCGAAGGCGCTGCTCGACCGGTTCGCCGCACTCGGTTGGCGGAACGGGCTGCTCACGGGCAACTCCGAGTACCGCGCGCGGGTCAAGCTCACCGGTGCCGGGTTCGACCCCGCCGTCTTCGACTGGGACCACTCCTACTTCGGCGACACCGAGGTGGAGCGCTCGGACGTCACCCTGCGGGCCGCCGCGGAACTCGCCGGCACCCGCGCCGTCATCGTCGGGGACACGCCGCGCGACGGCGAGGCCGCCGACGCAGCCGGCATCCCGTTCCTGGCGGTCGCCACCGGGGTCTACGACGTGGACGCACTCCGGGCGACGAACGCCGTCACCGTCGCGCGCGACTGCCGGTCGGACGCGTCCCTCATCGAGGACGCGATCGCAGCGCTGCCGCCGCTGCGCTGA
- the hemW gene encoding radical SAM family heme chaperone HemW: MPSALPIADPAPSDGLITPGADAGDVPFGVYVHVPFCRVRCGYCDFNTYTASELRGVRRDDYAGHAVREIEWAATVLDRSGVPRRPVSTVFFGGGTPTMLPASDLAMILRAIDDTWGIVPGAEVTTEANPDSVDAASLETLRAGGFNRISYGMQSAVPHVLATLDRTHDPLRVPVVVDLAKQQGLDVSLDLIYSTPGESLQDWRTSLDAAIACEPDHVSAYSLIVEDGTAMGRMVARGDLPAPDDDLAADMYELADQVLGDAGYSWYEVSNWSRGDAHASRHNLSYWKGHDWWGVGPGAHSAVAGTRWWNVKHPAAYANRVLSGESPAAGRETIDAETRYVERLLLAARVRGELATSEIRQEARGRVAGLIARGLVDGSAAVRGRIDLTLQGRLLADAVVRELLD; this comes from the coding sequence ATGCCGAGTGCTCTGCCGATCGCCGATCCTGCGCCGTCGGACGGCCTGATCACACCCGGTGCCGACGCCGGGGACGTGCCCTTCGGCGTCTACGTGCACGTGCCGTTCTGCCGGGTCCGCTGCGGGTACTGCGACTTCAACACGTACACGGCGTCGGAGCTGCGCGGCGTGCGGCGTGACGACTACGCCGGGCACGCGGTGCGCGAGATCGAGTGGGCCGCGACCGTGCTCGACCGCTCCGGTGTGCCGCGTCGCCCGGTGTCGACCGTGTTCTTCGGTGGCGGCACCCCGACGATGCTGCCGGCGTCCGACCTGGCGATGATCCTCCGTGCGATCGACGACACCTGGGGCATCGTGCCCGGGGCCGAGGTCACCACCGAGGCGAACCCCGACTCCGTCGACGCCGCGTCGCTCGAGACGCTGCGGGCCGGCGGCTTCAACCGGATCAGCTACGGCATGCAGTCGGCGGTGCCGCACGTGCTCGCGACCCTCGACCGTACGCACGACCCGCTCCGGGTCCCCGTCGTCGTCGACCTCGCGAAGCAGCAGGGCCTCGACGTCTCACTGGACCTCATCTACTCGACCCCGGGGGAGTCGCTGCAGGACTGGCGCACGTCGCTCGACGCCGCGATCGCCTGCGAGCCGGACCACGTGTCGGCGTACTCGCTCATCGTCGAGGACGGCACCGCGATGGGCCGGATGGTGGCCCGTGGCGACCTGCCCGCGCCCGACGACGACCTCGCCGCCGACATGTACGAACTGGCCGACCAGGTGCTCGGCGACGCCGGCTACTCCTGGTACGAGGTCTCGAACTGGTCCCGCGGCGACGCGCACGCCAGTCGGCACAACCTGTCGTACTGGAAGGGCCACGACTGGTGGGGCGTCGGACCCGGCGCACACTCGGCCGTCGCCGGCACGCGCTGGTGGAACGTCAAGCACCCGGCCGCGTACGCGAACCGGGTGCTGTCGGGGGAGTCGCCGGCCGCCGGCCGCGAGACCATCGACGCCGAGACGCGGTACGTCGAGCGCCTGCTGCTCGCGGCGCGGGTCCGTGGGGAGCTCGCGACGAGCGAGATCCGCCAGGAGGCCCGTGGCCGGGTCGCCGGCCTCATCGCGCGCGGGCTGGTGGACGGGTCGGCCGCGGTGCGGGGACGCATCGACCTGACCCTGCAGGGTCGCCTGCTCGCGGACGCCGTGGTGCGCGAGCTGCTCGACTGA
- a CDS encoding DUF4870 domain-containing protein, whose product MTYGQQPGGPEFPPGYRLPEPMRPEDQRLWATLTHVGAIFSNFIVPLVAYLVLRDRGRFVREHTRNALNFHITMGIAYLVSSILVIVLIGLVLLPIVAVVTIVFSIIAAIAANQGQFYRYPLAIEFIKE is encoded by the coding sequence ATGACCTACGGACAGCAGCCCGGCGGCCCCGAGTTCCCTCCCGGCTACCGGCTCCCGGAACCGATGCGCCCCGAGGACCAGCGCCTCTGGGCCACGTTGACCCACGTCGGCGCGATCTTCTCGAACTTCATCGTCCCGCTGGTGGCCTACCTGGTGCTGCGGGACCGCGGCCGGTTCGTGCGGGAGCACACCCGGAACGCCCTGAACTTCCACATCACGATGGGCATCGCGTACCTGGTGTCGAGCATCCTCGTCATCGTGCTCATCGGCCTGGTGCTGCTGCCGATCGTCGCCGTCGTGACGATCGTGTTCAGCATCATCGCCGCGATCGCCGCGAACCAGGGGCAGTTCTACCGCTACCCGCTCGCAATCGAGTTCATCAAGGAGTAG
- the hrcA gene encoding heat-inducible transcriptional repressor HrcA has protein sequence MVSERSLEVLKAIVRDYVASREPVGSKTIVERHAFGVSAATIRNDMALLEDEQLIVAPHTSSGRVPTDKGYRVFVDHLAAARPLTSAQRHAIETFLGAPNDLDEVLGRTVRLLSQLTNQVALVQYPSMVRARVQHVELVRLGDTRLMVVLITDTARVEQRVVETDVALDESALTELRTVLNGATVGLLLQDVATALRAVPQQIRPDAQTLAGVVVATLIEQVAANRQDRLVMAGAANLAKSEQDFSGGLFPVLEAIEEQVTLLRLFGEMQIDDGVAARIGVENAEYGLDATSIVAGGYLAGGELARLGVLGPTRMDYGTNMAAVRAVARYLSKLLGEH, from the coding sequence GTGGTCAGTGAACGCAGCCTCGAGGTCCTGAAGGCGATCGTGCGCGACTACGTGGCATCGCGCGAGCCCGTGGGGTCGAAGACGATCGTCGAGCGGCACGCCTTCGGCGTCAGCGCCGCCACGATCCGGAACGACATGGCCCTGCTCGAGGACGAACAGCTCATCGTCGCGCCGCACACCTCGTCGGGTCGTGTGCCGACGGACAAGGGGTACCGGGTGTTCGTCGACCACCTGGCGGCAGCGCGCCCGCTGACCAGCGCGCAGCGGCACGCGATCGAGACGTTCCTCGGGGCCCCGAACGACCTCGACGAGGTCCTCGGCCGCACGGTCCGGCTGCTCAGCCAGCTCACGAACCAGGTCGCACTCGTGCAGTACCCGTCGATGGTGCGGGCGCGGGTGCAGCACGTCGAGCTCGTGCGCCTCGGTGACACCCGCCTGATGGTGGTGCTCATCACCGACACCGCACGGGTCGAGCAGCGCGTCGTCGAGACCGACGTCGCCCTCGACGAATCGGCACTCACCGAACTCCGCACGGTGCTCAACGGCGCGACCGTGGGCCTGCTGCTGCAGGACGTCGCGACGGCGCTCCGCGCTGTGCCGCAGCAGATCCGTCCGGACGCCCAGACCCTCGCCGGGGTGGTCGTCGCGACCCTCATCGAGCAGGTGGCGGCCAACCGGCAGGACCGCCTGGTGATGGCCGGCGCGGCGAACCTGGCGAAGAGCGAGCAGGACTTCTCCGGCGGGCTCTTCCCCGTGCTCGAGGCGATCGAGGAACAGGTGACCCTGCTCCGGCTGTTCGGCGAGATGCAGATCGACGACGGCGTGGCCGCGCGCATCGGCGTCGAGAACGCCGAGTACGGGCTCGACGCGACGAGCATCGTCGCCGGGGGCTACCTGGCCGGCGGGGAGCTCGCGCGACTCGGCGTGCTCGGCCCGACCCGGATGGACTACGGCACGAACATGGCTGCCGTGCGCGCCGTCGCTCGGTACCTGTCCAAGCTCCTGGGCGAACATTGA
- the dnaJ gene encoding molecular chaperone DnaJ, giving the protein MADHYDVLGVQQDASDADIKKAYRRLARELHPDVNPSPDAAERFKDVTHAYDVLSDPEQRRRYDAGPQGDSPFGGGAGGFSDIFDAFFGGGGGGGGRGGGPRSRAERGQDALLRLDVDLDEVVFGTHKDVEVDTAVLCETCHGSCCAPGTSPRTCDICGGSGHIQRQVRSLLGNVVTSAPCGTCRGYGTVIPSPCPTCQGQGRVRARRTVPVDIPAGVDSGLRLQMPGQGEVGPAGGPAGDLYLEVRVRHDDVFSRDGDDLLATLEVAMTDAVLGTTTTIDGLDGPVELEIRPGVQSADVLVIKDRGITKLRGSGRGDLRVGVQVVTPTKLSHKERQLVEQLAKSHKASAPQLARFQQGMFGKLRDRFFNH; this is encoded by the coding sequence GTGGCAGACCACTACGACGTCCTCGGCGTCCAGCAGGACGCCTCCGATGCCGACATCAAGAAGGCCTACCGCCGCCTGGCGCGTGAGCTGCACCCGGACGTGAACCCGTCACCCGACGCCGCCGAGCGCTTCAAGGACGTGACGCACGCGTACGACGTGCTGAGCGACCCGGAGCAGCGGCGCCGGTACGACGCGGGCCCGCAGGGCGACAGCCCCTTCGGCGGCGGCGCCGGCGGGTTCAGTGACATCTTCGACGCCTTCTTCGGCGGCGGCGGTGGGGGCGGCGGCCGCGGCGGCGGACCCCGCAGCCGGGCCGAGCGCGGGCAGGACGCCCTGCTCCGCCTCGACGTCGACCTCGACGAGGTCGTCTTCGGCACCCACAAGGACGTCGAGGTCGACACGGCCGTGCTGTGCGAGACCTGCCACGGGTCCTGCTGCGCGCCGGGCACCAGCCCCCGCACGTGCGACATCTGCGGCGGCTCCGGGCACATCCAGCGCCAGGTCCGCTCGCTCCTCGGCAACGTCGTCACGAGCGCGCCCTGCGGCACCTGCCGCGGCTACGGCACGGTCATCCCGAGCCCCTGCCCGACGTGCCAGGGACAGGGTCGCGTCCGCGCCCGCCGCACGGTCCCGGTGGACATCCCCGCCGGCGTCGACTCCGGTCTGCGCCTGCAGATGCCGGGCCAGGGCGAGGTCGGCCCGGCCGGCGGTCCCGCCGGTGACCTCTACCTCGAGGTCCGCGTCCGGCACGACGACGTCTTCAGCCGCGACGGCGACGACCTGCTCGCCACGCTCGAGGTCGCGATGACCGACGCCGTGCTCGGCACGACGACGACCATCGACGGCCTGGACGGTCCGGTCGAGCTCGAGATCCGACCGGGTGTGCAGAGCGCCGACGTCCTGGTCATCAAGGACCGCGGCATCACGAAGCTCCGGGGCAGCGGCCGCGGCGACCTCCGGGTCGGCGTGCAGGTCGTGACCCCGACCAAGCTGTCGCACAAGGAACGGCAGCTCGTCGAGCAGCTCGCGAAGTCGCACAAGGCGTCGGCGCCGCAGCTCGCCCGGTTCCAGCAGGGCATGTTCGGCAAGCTCCGCGACCGGTTCTTCAACCACTGA
- a CDS encoding 16S rRNA (uracil(1498)-N(3))-methyltransferase, whose amino-acid sequence MASLYLVETLDGVAAGDQVSLDGAEGRHAVSVARVRVGEALRLGDGRGTVVTGAVESVGRDALVLSVATVAVEPAPRPSLTLVQALAKGGRDEMAVQAATEIGVDRVVPWSAARSVSRWEGAKVEKGRARWAAIAQEASKQAIRSRVPVVEDPVTTAQLAGSIGTGRAVLVLDPVGDVRLAGWELPDDVDEIVLVVGPEGGIDGAEFDRLEAAGAVRVRLGDTVLRTSTAGPAALAVLQARLGRW is encoded by the coding sequence ATGGCGTCGCTCTACCTGGTCGAGACGCTCGACGGTGTCGCCGCCGGGGACCAGGTGTCCCTCGACGGGGCCGAGGGCCGGCACGCCGTGTCGGTGGCCCGCGTCCGCGTCGGTGAGGCCCTGCGCCTCGGCGACGGGCGGGGCACGGTGGTGACGGGTGCGGTCGAGTCGGTCGGGCGCGACGCGCTGGTGCTGTCCGTGGCGACGGTCGCCGTCGAGCCGGCACCGCGCCCGTCCCTGACGCTCGTGCAGGCACTGGCGAAGGGCGGGCGCGACGAGATGGCGGTGCAGGCCGCGACGGAGATCGGCGTCGACCGGGTCGTGCCGTGGTCGGCGGCCCGCAGCGTCTCCCGCTGGGAGGGCGCCAAGGTCGAGAAGGGCCGGGCCCGCTGGGCCGCGATTGCGCAGGAGGCCTCGAAGCAGGCGATCCGGTCGCGGGTCCCCGTCGTCGAGGACCCGGTGACGACCGCGCAGCTGGCGGGCTCGATCGGCACCGGCCGGGCGGTGCTCGTGCTCGACCCGGTCGGCGACGTCCGTCTCGCCGGGTGGGAACTGCCGGACGACGTCGACGAGATCGTGCTCGTCGTCGGCCCCGAAGGGGGCATCGACGGTGCCGAGTTCGACCGGCTCGAGGCCGCCGGCGCGGTGCGGGTGCGGCTCGGCGACACCGTGCTCCGGACGTCGACCGCGGGTCCCGCGGCCCTCGCCGTCCTGCAGGCCCGGCTCGGCCGCTGGTGA
- a CDS encoding histidine triad nucleotide-binding protein, which produces MSTSTPSVFSKIIAREIPATVVAEDDRVIAIEDIAPKAPVHVLVVPKTEQYANVAELAAGDPDLLAHVVATAQRIADERADGQFRLVFNTGEAAGQTVFHVHAHVLAGELQEGTLAS; this is translated from the coding sequence ATGAGCACCAGCACGCCCAGCGTCTTCTCGAAGATCATCGCGCGCGAGATCCCGGCGACCGTCGTCGCCGAGGACGACCGCGTGATCGCGATCGAGGACATCGCGCCGAAGGCCCCCGTCCACGTGCTCGTCGTCCCCAAGACCGAGCAGTACGCGAACGTCGCCGAACTCGCCGCCGGCGACCCCGACCTCCTCGCCCACGTGGTCGCCACCGCGCAGCGCATCGCCGACGAGCGCGCCGACGGCCAGTTCCGACTCGTCTTCAACACCGGCGAAGCCGCCGGTCAGACCGTGTTCCACGTGCACGCGCACGTACTCGCAGGTGAACTGCAGGAAGGCACCCTTGCCAGCTGA
- a CDS encoding PhoH family protein, whose translation MVQLLGPQDRLLKTVERQYPDVRVVVRGNEVTLTGPERAVARARALVDELVGMVRRGQDIGPADIPTSARILDDDRKPSDTFGTPIVSSRGKSVRPKTDGQRAYVDAIDEHTITFGIGPAGTGKTYLAMAKAVQALQRREVTRIILTRPAVEAGERLGFLPGTLTDKIDPYLRPLYDALNEMMDPELVPKLLAAGTVEVAPLAYMRGRTLNDSFVVLDEAQNTTPEQMKMFLTRLGFGSKMVVTGDITQVDLPGNVSGLRLVTRILESVEDIHFARLGSEDVVRHTLVGRIVDAYTVYDEERLAEQAGHRPGGRGTAPTGNPDGANRAERRGRPPQDRQRSPYPQNDARGDNR comes from the coding sequence ATGGTCCAGCTGCTCGGCCCACAGGACCGGCTCCTGAAGACCGTCGAACGCCAGTACCCGGACGTGCGGGTGGTGGTGCGTGGCAACGAGGTCACGCTCACCGGTCCCGAGCGCGCGGTCGCCCGCGCCCGGGCCCTCGTCGACGAGCTCGTCGGCATGGTCCGCCGCGGGCAGGACATCGGTCCGGCCGACATCCCGACCTCCGCGCGCATCCTCGACGACGACCGCAAGCCGTCCGACACCTTCGGCACGCCGATCGTGTCGAGCCGCGGCAAGTCCGTCCGCCCGAAGACGGACGGGCAGCGCGCCTACGTCGACGCGATCGACGAGCACACCATCACCTTCGGCATCGGGCCGGCCGGTACCGGCAAGACCTACCTGGCGATGGCGAAGGCCGTGCAGGCGCTCCAGCGGCGCGAGGTCACCCGGATCATCCTCACGCGTCCCGCGGTCGAGGCCGGTGAACGGCTCGGCTTCCTGCCCGGCACGCTCACCGACAAGATCGACCCGTACCTCCGGCCGCTCTACGACGCCCTCAACGAGATGATGGACCCGGAGCTCGTGCCGAAGCTGCTCGCGGCGGGCACGGTCGAGGTCGCCCCGCTCGCGTACATGCGTGGGCGCACGCTGAACGACTCGTTCGTCGTCCTCGACGAGGCGCAGAACACCACGCCCGAGCAGATGAAGATGTTCCTGACGCGGCTCGGGTTCGGCTCGAAGATGGTCGTCACGGGCGACATCACCCAGGTCGACCTGCCCGGCAACGTCTCCGGCCTGCGGCTCGTCACCCGGATCCTCGAGTCGGTGGAGGACATCCACTTCGCCCGTCTCGGCAGCGAGGACGTCGTCCGCCACACACTGGTCGGCCGGATCGTCGACGCCTACACCGTCTACGACGAGGAACGCCTCGCCGAGCAGGCCGGGCACCGCCCCGGCGGCCGCGGCACCGCCCCCACGGGCAACCCCGACGGGGCGAACCGCGCCGAACGCCGCGGCCGGCCCCCGCAGGACCGCCAGCGGTCCCCGTACCCCCAGAACGACGCCAGAGGAGACAACCGGTGA